Proteins from a single region of Cydia splendana chromosome 9, ilCydSple1.2, whole genome shotgun sequence:
- the LOC134793912 gene encoding pickpocket protein 11-like, protein MAKQRFVSSGLTVVFNVEPDDYPSWSSAINYGAVVRPRSAGLTVMFNVEPDDYPSWSPAINYGALIIINDPNDFPETSSRDTYVTIGTSVDIKVEPRVYQSEAGVRHASPAHRACWFHDEVVLEHTDRYSYETCVTECVMANFIAECGCTPYKYPRGYVSYRFCELGDLPCTYNVTVYGKRVPCDPPCYVECRDKRYAISKNTLPFHASDYPKLNTKDVNVNHLASIKVYFGKSSCSCYKLALLMDVNYFIATYGGVLGLSFGASLVTAAELVYLLVTAISEKIYLIRKRGKPENMTKVFPKRT, encoded by the exons ATggcaaaacagagatttgt GTCATCGGGTCTGACCGTCGTGTTCAACGTCGAACCCGACGACTATCCCAGCTGGTCCAGCGCCATCAACTACGGCGCGGTGGTAC GGCCAAGGTCAGCGGGCCTTACCGTCATGTTCAACGTCGAACCCGACGATTATCCCAGCTGGTCCCCTGCCATCAACTACGGCGCGCTG ATTATTATAAATGATCCAAATGACTTCCCAGAAACGTCTTCACGGGACACGTATGTGACTATAG GTACATCCGTGGACATAAAGGTGGAGCCAAGAGTGTACCAGAGCGAGGCGGGTGTACGACACGCGTCACCCGCGCACCGCGCCTGCTGGTTCCATGATGAG GTGGTGCTGGAACACACGGATCGCTACAGCTACGAGACATGCGTCACCGAGTGCGTAATGGCCAACTTCATCGCCGAATGTGGCTGCACGCCCTACAAGTACCCCCGAGGTT atgtGTCCTACCGGTTCTGCGAGTTAGGAGACTTACCGTGCACGTATAATGTGACAG TATACGGCAAAAGAGTACCCTGCGATCCGCCCTGCTATGTTGAGTGCCGCGATAAGCGCTACGCTATAAGTAAAAATACCCTGCCGTTCCATGCTTCGGACTACCCCAAACTCAACAC GAAAGATGTAAACGTGAACCACCTCGCGTCAATCAAAGTGTATTTCGGCAAGTCTTCGTGCAGCTGCTACAAGCTGGCGTTGCTGATGGACGTCAACTACTTCATTG caaCTTACGGAGGCGTGCTCGGCTTAAGTTTTGGAGCATCATTAGTAACTGCAGCAGAATTAGTATATTTATTAGTTACTGCGATCTctgaaaaaatatatcttattagaaaaagggGAAAGCCGGAAAACATGACCAAAGTTTTTCCCAAACGCACATAA